Proteins encoded within one genomic window of Ideonella dechloratans:
- a CDS encoding flagellar basal body-associated FliL family protein: MSSAAAPAADAPAPKGKKKLIIIVLALVLLLVLGGGAAFFLLKKKSADGEEGDGSGDETAQVEKKPKREHKKEDPKHPPVFVALDPFVVNLTDRDTDRYAQIGITLQVEDEKAGEEIKAYLPAIRNNILLLLSHKSSEELMAEGGKEKLAEQILREAVLPMGIELEDPDAKEAPAEPGKKRRRRSYDTIDDSPIKAIQFSSFIIQ; the protein is encoded by the coding sequence ATGTCCTCTGCCGCCGCGCCCGCTGCCGATGCACCGGCCCCCAAGGGCAAGAAGAAACTGATCATCATCGTGCTCGCGCTCGTCCTGCTGCTGGTGCTGGGCGGGGGCGCGGCCTTCTTCCTGTTGAAGAAGAAGTCCGCCGACGGCGAGGAAGGCGATGGCAGCGGTGACGAGACCGCGCAGGTCGAGAAGAAGCCCAAGCGCGAGCACAAGAAGGAGGATCCCAAGCATCCGCCGGTGTTCGTCGCGCTGGACCCCTTCGTGGTCAACCTGACCGACCGCGACACCGATCGCTACGCCCAGATCGGCATCACCCTGCAGGTCGAGGACGAGAAGGCCGGCGAAGAGATCAAGGCCTACCTGCCGGCCATCCGCAACAACATCCTGCTGCTGCTTTCGCACAAGAGCTCCGAGGAACTGATGGCCGAGGGCGGCAAGGAGAAGCTGGCCGAGCAGATCCTGCGCGAGGCGGTGCTGCCCATGGGCATCGAACTGGAAGACCCGGATGCCAAGGAGGCCCCTGCCGAGCCGGGCAAGAAGAGGCGCCGCCGCAGCTACGACACGATCGACGATTCGCCGATCAAGGCCATCCAGTTCTCCAGCTTCATCATCCAGTGA
- the fliM gene encoding flagellar motor switch protein FliM, producing the protein MNQQILSQDEVDALLQGITGESQKLEQEEAPTDGIRPYDLASQERIVRGRMPTMEIINERFARNIRVGLFNMIRKSPEVSIGGIKVQKYSAFLREIVVPTNFNIMQVRPLRGSGLIVCDPSIVFAVIDSLFGGSGKFHTRIEGRDFSATEQRVIERLVACIAEEYKRAWRGIYPLELDYQRSEMQPQFANVATPSEIIVATSFTLEIGETSGSVHFCIPYSTLEPIRDVLYSSMQGDSVEVDHRWVKLLKQQIQAAEVDLVAELGTAPATVEQLLALKPGDFIELDLEPQIQAKVDGVPVFDAHYGTSNGHYAIKIERLLTGSNLGWLGDHNVG; encoded by the coding sequence ATGAACCAGCAGATCCTCTCGCAAGACGAAGTCGACGCACTGCTGCAGGGCATCACCGGCGAAAGCCAGAAGCTCGAGCAGGAAGAGGCGCCGACCGACGGCATCCGGCCGTACGACCTGGCGAGCCAGGAGCGCATCGTCCGTGGTCGCATGCCGACCATGGAGATCATCAACGAACGCTTTGCGCGCAACATCCGCGTGGGGCTGTTCAACATGATCCGCAAGAGCCCCGAGGTCTCCATCGGCGGCATCAAGGTGCAGAAGTACAGCGCCTTCCTGCGCGAGATCGTCGTCCCGACCAACTTCAACATCATGCAGGTGCGGCCGCTGCGCGGCTCGGGCCTGATCGTCTGCGACCCGAGCATCGTCTTCGCAGTCATCGATTCGCTGTTCGGCGGCTCGGGCAAGTTCCACACCCGCATCGAGGGCCGCGACTTCTCGGCCACCGAGCAGCGCGTGATCGAGCGCCTGGTGGCCTGCATCGCCGAGGAATACAAGCGCGCCTGGCGCGGCATCTACCCGCTGGAGCTGGACTACCAGCGCTCGGAGATGCAGCCCCAGTTCGCCAACGTCGCCACGCCCAGCGAGATCATCGTCGCCACCAGCTTCACGCTGGAGATCGGCGAGACCTCGGGCTCGGTGCACTTCTGCATTCCCTACTCGACGCTGGAGCCCATCCGCGACGTGCTGTATTCGTCCATGCAGGGCGACTCCGTCGAGGTGGACCACCGCTGGGTCAAGCTGCTCAAGCAGCAGATCCAGGCGGCCGAGGTGGATCTGGTGGCCGAACTGGGCACGGCTCCGGCCACGGTGGAGCAGCTGCTGGCCCTCAAGCCCGGCGACTTCATCGAGCTGGACCTGGAGCCTCAGATCCAGGCCAAGGTGGACGGCGTGCCCGTGTTCGACGCGCACTACGGCACCTCCAACGGGCACTACGCCATCAAGATCGAACGTTTGCTGACCGGCTCCAACCTGGGCTGGCTGGGAGATCACAATGTCGGCTGA